Within the Thermosynechococcaceae cyanobacterium Okahandja genome, the region TGTTGCAGCGCCTGCTGAATCTCAGGAATTGTTACGGCATACATGCCCCGCAGATCCCCAACCCGAAAATTGTAGGCGCGATCGGCGGGATACTTGGCCTGCACAAACGTGGGGCGGCGGTTTTTTGCCCCATGGCAGGCTAGGCAGCTTGCTTGCACATCGATGCGCCGGAAGTAATGGATCCCCTCTTGATCCGCCTGCCAAAACGCTTGCAGTTGACGGTTATTTTCAAATTGTTGCAGGGCTTGAACGTCGCGAGCCGTTTGCGGTTGATGGGCGGGGTTGCGATACTTCAGTGCCACCTGACGCACCTGCCAGCCATTGGCAGCAGCAACCTCTTTTGCTCTTTTGCCCACGGGGGCACAGACGGCCTTAAAGGTTTCTAGGGTCGGTTCCGTTGTGCTCCCTTCTAAGGTTGAGGCTAACCCTTGCCGTAGCTGATCCAGTTGCTCAATCTCGCTAACAGCCTTGCCCAGTTCAGTTGGGTCAACGCTAGCCCCAGCCGTTGGTAGCCAATTGAGCCACAAACACAACACCAGCAGGCCACCGAAGAGAACCCGTACCATATCCTATCTCTCCTTAAGTTAAAACAGGTGAAAACAATTCTTGAGGGCTGTCCCCATACCCACCCTTGAGTGGAAAATAATTTAATACTATTTAACCAAATAGCTATATTTCATTATAAACAGACAGGCATTAAATTTTGCGGCGCGGCGAAGGAGGCGAAGGGTCATCCTGATTGGGGTTGGGCTTGCCACTGGCGGTAGGGATGCTCTGCCAAGTAAGCGTTGGTGTAGCGGTAGTCGTAGGTGACTTCGGTGCCAATCCACGGCGGTAAGGTGAGGGGATAGTCGGTGTGGGGCAGTTCAATCTCGGCGAGTATCAGTCCTGCGGATGCCCCCCTAAATTCATCAATCTCCCAGTAGAGGTCACCCCAAGGCACCTGATAGCGGACTTTTTCAATGATGGGTTGCAGGCAGAGGTGCTCGAGCAGTTCGGTTGCGTCATTCACCGGAATGGGATACTCGTACTCGCACCGCTGGGCACCGCTGGCTTTGCCCTTAATGGTGAGCCACGCTTGATTTGCCGCACGCCGGACCCGCACGGTTCGCTCTGGGGTGGTGGAAAGGTACCCTTGGGCAAATTCGCTCGCACTGGTCACAAGCGATCGCCATGTCTGTGCACTTACCAGAAACTTGCGTTCAATTTCAATGCCCATTGACCCCCCAAAAATTGATCCGTATCACAACTCGCCTTAAAGGCACATCACTGCCACACGGCTGTCAATTGCCGACAATACCCATTATCGAGAATAACGTTTGGGATGTGTTCCCATCCTCAACCCTCGATGTTGTCATTCTGAGTTGCCCTATGGTGGTTACGCCAATTCAACCGACACCCTTACGACCGTTGACAACTGATCTGGTGCGGCAGTATTTACAAGAGATTGGCCGTTTCCCTCTCCTCACGCCAGCCCAAGAGGTGACGCTTGCTCAACAGGTGCAACAGTACCAAGCTCTTTTAGACCTGTGGTCCCAGACCTCAGACCCTGACCTCAAAGCCTATGTGATGGCTCTAACGGAGCGCGATCGCCACCAGCGTCAATCCGGTCGTCCCCTCAGTCGTCAGCAGTGGGCAGCCGCCTTAAACCTCACGGTTGCGGAGTTGCAACAGCAGATACGGCAGGGGCGGCAAGCATGGGCCAAGGCGGCAGGCATCTCGCTGGCAGAACTGCAACGCATTGAGCGCCAAGGCAAGCACGCCAAAGCACAACTGCTGCAGGCCAACCTGCGCTTGGTGGTTAACATTGCTAAAAAGTACCAGCATCGCGGGGTTGAGTTTCTTGATCTCATTCAAGAGGGGAGCATTGGCCTTGAGCGCGCCGTAGAAAAATTTGACCCCACCAAGGGCTTTCGCTTTAGCACCTATGCCTACTGGTGGATTCGCCAAAGTATTACCCGTGCCGTGGCCAGCCAAAGTCGCACGATTCGCCTTCCCATTCACATTGTCGAAAAGCTCAATAAAATTAAGCGGGCACAGCGGCACTTGGCCATTCAAAAGGGAGCCATGCCCAGCCTAGCGGATATTGCCGCCGAGCTAAACCTCGACACCGAGCAGGTGCGGGAGGTGCTCCTGGCCGTTCCCCGGACGGTTGCCCTAGAGCAGCGGGTGGGCACAGAGCAAGAGACGGAGTTACAGGAGTTGCTTGAGTCACCGACCCCCACCCCCAATGATCTGCTGATGCGAGACGCTTTGCGCAGCGACCTGCAACAACTGCTCAGCGACCTCTCACCGCGGGAGCGGCAGGTGATTGAGCTTCGCTATGGCCTCGGGGAACAGCCGCCCTTGGAAATGGCGGAAATTGCTGCCTTCCTCGGACTCAGCCGCGAACGGGTCCGCCAAATTGAGCATCGCGCCCTGCAAAAGTTGCGCCAACCCCAACGACGGCGGCAGATTCAAGAGTATCTGGAAGAATTTAACTTGTAAACTACCCGACTCCGACCACCTAAGCAGTACGGAGCGGGCTTTCAGCAGCCCTGAGAACAACGTCCTGCAACGAACAAGACATTGCTCCCGAACCTCTAGGGCGGTTTACAATCGCCCCCAACGTAGCGATATTTTTCGCTCCATTCACATCGGCATCACCGACCCAGCCGCAGGACAGATTTAGGCATTCAAACGTTTTGCCCTGTCGATTGCCGATCACCTTGCAGCAATGACAGGTTTTCGAGGTGTATCGAGAATCGACAAAATGCACCGCTACACCAAACTTTACGCCTTTGTAGGTCAAAAATTGGCGGAGCTGATAGAACGCCCAACTGTTAGACCGTCGCCGCTCCATCTTGGAGCGGGGCATTTGGTTGGTACGCTCTCGGATGCCTGTGAGATCCTCAAGTGCAATAGCCTGATTAGCGGCCTTAGCTTGCTGGATCAGTCGATAGCTGATGGTGTGGTTTACCCATGCTTGGAATCTTCGTTCACGCCCACTCAACCGTTGCAAGATTTGACGGCATCGACGCCGACTCGACCTTGTGCCTTTGGACGCTTTGCGTTGCAACGAAGCCCGCACACGACTGTATTTGTCTCTGGTCTGTGTAACTTGTTCCCCGCTGAATTTTCCTCCTTCGGATGTGCAAGCGATGTCGGTACGCCCCAAGTCAACCCCCAGCACGTCGTCCGTGTCGGGGATAGCTGGCGGCTTAGACTCCAACTGGATGTGCAGGTAGAAGCTGCCATCCTTGCGCTTAACCAGTGTTGCCGACTTGGGGCTTTGCCCTTGCAGCAAATGCTTCTGGTAATGACCAATGTGCAGCTTGAACTTCTCTCTGCCTTTCAGCATGGTTAGGCTGACTGTCCAATCGGACTCTCTGAACGTGAAGGTGCGACGGTCGTAATTGGCGGAGGTTGGGGCAAACTCCTTAACTGGCCTGCCCTTCTGTTTCGCTGCCTTACGGTTCGCACAGACACGTCGAATAGCGTGGATGGTCAGTTGGGCAGACAGTCCAGAATGCGCCCTAGCTTCCTTGTAAATCAAGGACTGTACGGCAATCTGGTTGGTCAACTTTGCAGGAGTCTTGGCATTCACAAACTCACAGCAGCTTGCAAAAGCGGAAAGCACCGCCTCAAGTTTTTCAACCTGCTGCGGCGTGACCGTCAATTTACAAGAGACTGTGAGAACTTGAGGCATTTTCAACTAGCAAAGTTTCTTGCTTCAATTGTAGCTTATCTGGCAGGCTCAGGAGTATCGCACTCCATCGCCTGCCGTGCATTCCTCCCGACCAGCGCGGGACTCCTGCTAGATCAGTTGAATGCCGTGGGCACAGCACTCGCACACCCAAAGGTCTAGGTCAGGATCCGGCAGCGCCTGCCGTACTTTTTGCAGTAGTTCGTACCCGGCATTCATGGTTTCAACGAGAGCAAACACGGTGGGGCCTGATCCCGACATCAGACTGGCGATCGCCCCGGCGTTGAGAAATCTCTGCCGTAGTTGCGCCACGGCGGGATAGCGGGGCAACACCACCTTTTCTAAGTCATTTCTCAGGCTTTGCGCCAAGGCCACCACATCCTTCCGCTGAATCGCCTGCAGGAGAGCGGCAGAGCCACCCTCTTGGCGTGCTTTTTCCTGAGCCGCTGCCGTCTGGGCATAGCAATCTTGAAAGTCTTGGCGGTAGGTTTGGTAAGCCCATGGCGTAGCCACACTCAACGAGCGGTACTTCCCGAGAACCACCGTCAGGTCTTGGAGATCGGGGAGGGGGGTGAGCTGCTCGCCACGTCCCAAGGCTAAAGCGGTGCCCCCGCTCAGACAAAAGGGCACATCTGATCCTAGTTGCTGGGCAAAGGTCTGTAGCTCCCCTTGGGTTAACCCTAACTGCCACAGCAGGTCTAAGCCTACCAAAACCGCCGCCGCATTGGTGGAGCCACCCGCCAACCCCGCCCCCATCGGAATCCGCTTATCAATGAAAATATCCACCCCGGGGCGATCGGGGAAATGCTTTTGCAGTAAGGCGGCCGCTTTGTAGGCCAGATTCCGCTGATCGCAGGGAACCGCTGGGTTTGTGCATTCAACCTTAATGTGGCGATCGCGCCGCGGCACCAGTTCGAGGCGATCGGCCAACGAGACCGCCTGCATCACCATCACTAATTCATGGTAGCCACTGCCATCTAGACAGTCGCCAATAATTTGCAGAAAAAGATTAATTTTGGCGGGTGCCAGCAAACGGTACACGCGACAGAACTCTCGCTGCAATGGAAAGGGTCTTGGCTCATCCTCTCACAGGATCTGTGCTTTGGCCAGTCTTGGGCACCCGGGTTGAGTTTACCCAGAGGAGATGCGTAGCATAGTACTAACTTGCCTTGCCCAATACGGCGGCGGTCTGCGGAGAACAACGATGGCGACACAGGAGCGAGAGCAGGTACGCCACCTGTTAGTGCTCGAGGATACGGCGGGTCGGCGGCCAATTTTGCTGGAAGCAGCAACCTATTCGATTGGGCGTGACCCCACGAACTCCATTGTTCTGCACTCAAAATTGGTATCCCGTCAGCATGGCTTGTTATTGCGAGTGACCAGTCCCGACACAGAGAGCTATCTGTTTCGGCTCATTGACGGAGATCTGCAGGGTAAGCGCAGCACCAACGGTATTTTAGTGAATGGCCAGCGAGCGGTTTCCCACGACCTGCGCAGCGGCGACATGATTGTGTTTGGGGGGGATGTGCGGGCGCGCTACCTGACCCTAACCAACATGACCGATACCGAGTTTAACGACTTTTGCCAAAGTACGGATGTGTTGGGGTTCCTCTCTAAAACCACCAACCCCTTTGCCACCCTCGTACCCGAGCATCACGCCAATATTGAAAACTTTAGTGAGGCTGCCCTTGTGCGCTTAGCCTCCTACCCGGAACTAACCCCCAACCCCATCTTAGAAGTGGATTTAGAGGGGACAGTTACCTACTTAAATCCGGCAGCCGTCATGCAGTTTCGGGATCTGCAGCAACGGCAACTCAGCCACCCGTTGTTACTGGGGTTACCCGAACTGGCTCGCTATATGCAGCAAACCCAAGAAAAAGTGCATGTCCGCGAGGTGGAGTACCAACAGCGCATCTATGAGCAGTCCATTCACTACATCTACGAAAGTGAGTTGATTCGCAGCTATGTGATGGATGTAACCGATCGCAAGCGGGCGGAGGAGCAACTGCGCAACCAAGCGCGTCGCGAAGCCATTATTAATCGCATTATCCAAGCGATGCGCACCACGCTCGTGGCGGCGGAAGTCTTGCAGATTACGGCGGATCTGTTACTGGAAGTTTTGGGGTCTAGCCTGTGCCTGATTACCCAAACCACAGCCACCGAGACCTCGACCGCTGCGGCGCACCTTCAACCTGTGCCACCCACGTTGCTGAGCCTGAATCGGGCGGTGATTGACATTTATGCGCCCGCATTAACAGCCGGTGAACAGGTGATGCTAGAGACCGAGAGCAGTGACCTTAGCGATTGGCTGCGGCAGCAGTTGATAAACCAGCGTGTTCAGGCGCTGGTGGTGACCCCCTTAATTTATCTGGGGCAACTGTTGGGGCACATTACCCTGATGGAGGTGGAGAGCGAAACAAATGAACGCACCTCCCTTTTTTGGGGCGATGGCCAAAGGTCGCAGGTCACGTTGCCCAAGGGCTGGACGGCTGAGGATGTGAGCCTCGTAAAAACGATTGCGGATCAGTGTGCAATTGCCATCCACCAAGCGCAGCTATACCAGACCGTTCAGGCGCTAAATGCGGATCTGGAACGGCAGGTGCAGGCGCGGACGGCGGAATTAGAGCAAAAAATGCAGGAGCTAGAACGGCTGAATGCCCTCAAGGATGACTTCCTCAGTACGGTTTCCCACGAATTGCGCACCCCCATGGCCAACATGAAAATGGCCATCCACATGCTCAAGCATTACCCAATGGACGAGCGGCAGCAGCGCTATCTAGATATTCTCAGCAATGAGTGCGCCCGCGAAACAGAACTCATTAACGATTTGCTGGACTTGCAGCGGCTAGAAGCGGGTCGGAGTCAAATTCAACTGGAGTACATTGATCTGGATACGTGGTTGCCGACCGTCCTCGAGCCGTTTCGCCACCGGATGCAACAGCGGCAGCAGTGCCTGAAAATTTTGCAGCCTAGCCACTTACCGCCGCTGCGTTCCAATCGTCACTCGCTGGAGCGTATTCTGGCAGAACTGCTGAACAATGCCTACAAGTACAGTCCGGCAGGGGGGCAAATTACCTTATCGTTGCAACTGTTGGCGGGCGATCGCCTGCAAATTGACGTGAGTAACCCCTCAGAAATTCCCGACGCAGAACTGCCACGCATTTTTGAAAAGTTCTACCGCGTTCCCAACGCTGATCCGTGGCAGCAGGGGGGCACAGGGCTGGGTTTGGCCTTAACCCAAAAACTGGTGCAGCAATTACAGGGGGAAATTAGCGTTCGCAGTGGCGGGGGCTACACCACGTTTACCCTTGTTTTTCCGG harbors:
- a CDS encoding DUF3365 domain-containing protein yields the protein MVRVLFGGLLVLCLWLNWLPTAGASVDPTELGKAVSEIEQLDQLRQGLASTLEGSTTEPTLETFKAVCAPVGKRAKEVAAANGWQVRQVALKYRNPAHQPQTARDVQALQQFENNRQLQAFWQADQEGIHYFRRIDVQASCLACHGAKNRRPTFVQAKYPADRAYNFRVGDLRGMYAVTIPEIQQALQHSPQH
- a CDS encoding CYTH domain-containing protein; this translates as MGIEIERKFLVSAQTWRSLVTSASEFAQGYLSTTPERTVRVRRAANQAWLTIKGKASGAQRCEYEYPIPVNDATELLEHLCLQPIIEKVRYQVPWGDLYWEIDEFRGASAGLILAEIELPHTDYPLTLPPWIGTEVTYDYRYTNAYLAEHPYRQWQAQPQSG
- a CDS encoding sigma-70 family RNA polymerase sigma factor encodes the protein MVVTPIQPTPLRPLTTDLVRQYLQEIGRFPLLTPAQEVTLAQQVQQYQALLDLWSQTSDPDLKAYVMALTERDRHQRQSGRPLSRQQWAAALNLTVAELQQQIRQGRQAWAKAAGISLAELQRIERQGKHAKAQLLQANLRLVVNIAKKYQHRGVEFLDLIQEGSIGLERAVEKFDPTKGFRFSTYAYWWIRQSITRAVASQSRTIRLPIHIVEKLNKIKRAQRHLAIQKGAMPSLADIAAELNLDTEQVREVLLAVPRTVALEQRVGTEQETELQELLESPTPTPNDLLMRDALRSDLQQLLSDLSPRERQVIELRYGLGEQPPLEMAEIAAFLGLSRERVRQIEHRALQKLRQPQRRRQIQEYLEEFNL
- a CDS encoding transposase, translating into MPQVLTVSCKLTVTPQQVEKLEAVLSAFASCCEFVNAKTPAKLTNQIAVQSLIYKEARAHSGLSAQLTIHAIRRVCANRKAAKQKGRPVKEFAPTSANYDRRTFTFRESDWTVSLTMLKGREKFKLHIGHYQKHLLQGQSPKSATLVKRKDGSFYLHIQLESKPPAIPDTDDVLGVDLGRTDIACTSEGGKFSGEQVTQTRDKYSRVRASLQRKASKGTRSSRRRCRQILQRLSGRERRFQAWVNHTISYRLIQQAKAANQAIALEDLTGIRERTNQMPRSKMERRRSNSWAFYQLRQFLTYKGVKFGVAVHFVDSRYTSKTCHCCKVIGNRQGKTFECLNLSCGWVGDADVNGAKNIATLGAIVNRPRGSGAMSCSLQDVVLRAAESPLRTA
- the ispE gene encoding 4-(cytidine 5'-diphospho)-2-C-methyl-D-erythritol kinase; translation: MYRLLAPAKINLFLQIIGDCLDGSGYHELVMVMQAVSLADRLELVPRRDRHIKVECTNPAVPCDQRNLAYKAAALLQKHFPDRPGVDIFIDKRIPMGAGLAGGSTNAAAVLVGLDLLWQLGLTQGELQTFAQQLGSDVPFCLSGGTALALGRGEQLTPLPDLQDLTVVLGKYRSLSVATPWAYQTYRQDFQDCYAQTAAAQEKARQEGGSAALLQAIQRKDVVALAQSLRNDLEKVVLPRYPAVAQLRQRFLNAGAIASLMSGSGPTVFALVETMNAGYELLQKVRQALPDPDLDLWVCECCAHGIQLI
- a CDS encoding ATP-binding protein; amino-acid sequence: MATQEREQVRHLLVLEDTAGRRPILLEAATYSIGRDPTNSIVLHSKLVSRQHGLLLRVTSPDTESYLFRLIDGDLQGKRSTNGILVNGQRAVSHDLRSGDMIVFGGDVRARYLTLTNMTDTEFNDFCQSTDVLGFLSKTTNPFATLVPEHHANIENFSEAALVRLASYPELTPNPILEVDLEGTVTYLNPAAVMQFRDLQQRQLSHPLLLGLPELARYMQQTQEKVHVREVEYQQRIYEQSIHYIYESELIRSYVMDVTDRKRAEEQLRNQARREAIINRIIQAMRTTLVAAEVLQITADLLLEVLGSSLCLITQTTATETSTAAAHLQPVPPTLLSLNRAVIDIYAPALTAGEQVMLETESSDLSDWLRQQLINQRVQALVVTPLIYLGQLLGHITLMEVESETNERTSLFWGDGQRSQVTLPKGWTAEDVSLVKTIADQCAIAIHQAQLYQTVQALNADLERQVQARTAELEQKMQELERLNALKDDFLSTVSHELRTPMANMKMAIHMLKHYPMDERQQRYLDILSNECARETELINDLLDLQRLEAGRSQIQLEYIDLDTWLPTVLEPFRHRMQQRQQCLKILQPSHLPPLRSNRHSLERILAELLNNAYKYSPAGGQITLSLQLLAGDRLQIDVSNPSEIPDAELPRIFEKFYRVPNADPWQQGGTGLGLALTQKLVQQLQGEISVRSGGGYTTFTLVFPVAKTVEG